The proteins below come from a single Pseudarthrobacter sp. SSS035 genomic window:
- the ykgO gene encoding type B 50S ribosomal protein L36, with protein MKVRNSLRALKKVPGAQIVRRRGRTFVINKKNPRMKARQG; from the coding sequence ATGAAAGTCAGAAATTCCCTCCGCGCCCTGAAGAAGGTTCCCGGCGCCCAGATCGTCCGACGCCGGGGCCGCACCTTTGTGATCAACAAGAAGAACCCGCGGATGAAGGCCCGTCAGGGCTGA
- a CDS encoding GTP-binding protein, with protein sequence MHITVISSLDALCRQQACQDAAAANPGAVVVLHDLLENGVVIRRISSQSGLVERAETQLEHGCLSCTVRLDLVPTIERLLERGETQAIIGLPPAVSAEAAIGALRRGLSRPVTIDSAVLACAPDTLEDHIWDHHTLFESGFTPVPEDQRTAGEFLIGELSFNDTVLLAEVDLFPADPALRVRGVQLVRELAPHADVAENAGLIRPGRHNYHDALSRTVPGSVRIPASSSTSPFTTVTHRAQRPLHPERFRHALASLAEGCCWLRGRLWIAAAPQCRIAIQGIGPRVWLENTGPWLADQDAGAAPDPLNHVDAHLDWHPEHGDRGSVLAATGEGMDPAEIAQLLSACELTDAEMEAGFAGLTDPFQLDPAPS encoded by the coding sequence ATGCATATCACTGTGATCAGCTCCCTGGACGCTCTGTGCCGCCAGCAAGCCTGCCAAGACGCGGCCGCGGCCAATCCCGGCGCCGTGGTGGTCCTGCACGACCTGTTGGAGAACGGCGTGGTCATCCGCCGGATCTCCAGCCAGTCCGGGCTTGTGGAGCGCGCCGAGACGCAGCTGGAACACGGCTGCCTGAGCTGCACCGTGCGGCTGGACCTCGTGCCCACCATCGAGCGGCTGCTGGAACGCGGGGAGACCCAGGCCATCATCGGGCTCCCTCCGGCCGTGTCCGCGGAGGCAGCGATCGGCGCCCTGCGGCGTGGCCTCTCCCGCCCGGTGACGATTGATTCCGCTGTCCTTGCCTGCGCCCCTGACACGCTGGAGGACCACATTTGGGACCACCACACCCTCTTTGAGTCCGGGTTCACGCCGGTCCCGGAGGACCAGCGCACTGCGGGTGAATTCCTTATCGGCGAGCTATCGTTCAATGACACCGTCCTGCTGGCGGAGGTGGACCTGTTTCCGGCCGACCCCGCCCTGCGTGTTCGCGGCGTGCAATTGGTCAGGGAACTGGCCCCTCATGCTGACGTGGCGGAAAACGCCGGCCTCATCCGCCCGGGCCGCCACAACTACCACGACGCGCTAAGCCGGACGGTCCCCGGTTCGGTGCGGATCCCGGCGTCGTCCTCAACGTCACCCTTCACTACCGTCACCCACCGGGCCCAACGGCCGCTGCACCCTGAGCGGTTCCGGCACGCCCTGGCGTCCCTCGCGGAAGGGTGCTGCTGGTTGCGGGGACGCCTTTGGATCGCCGCCGCACCGCAGTGCCGGATCGCCATCCAGGGCATCGGCCCGCGTGTCTGGCTCGAAAATACCGGGCCGTGGCTGGCAGACCAGGACGCGGGCGCCGCGCCCGATCCCCTCAACCATGTGGACGCCCACCTGGACTGGCATCCGGAACACGGGGACCGCGGAAGCGTGCTGGCCGCGACCGGGGAAGGCATGGACCCGGCGGAAATTGCGCAACTGCTCTCCGCCTGCGAACTCACCGATGCGGAAATGGAGGCCGGGTTCGCCGGTCTGACCGACCCGTTCCAGCTCGACCCCGCCCCGTCCTGA
- a CDS encoding acetate kinase, with amino-acid sequence MLVLVINSGSSSLKYQVRDVAAGIVLTEGLIEKIGMGNGGDGDGEIEGPRDHAEALELVDAAIHAELGDLELAAVGHRVVHGGERFAEPVLIDNEITRAIERLNPLAPLHNPANVLGIRAISRKWPDLPQVAVFDTAFHRTLPEHAWRYAVPDELYTNHGIRRYGFHGTSHEYVTHRAAALLDVPVDEFDGVIAHLGNGASVTAIRRGHSVDTSMGFTPLEGLVMGTRSGDLDPSILVFLGRIGWTPEDIDAMLNRESGLKGIAGNNDMRSVVEASEAGDAKASMALAVTSYRLAKYIGGYHVAVGGAKALVFTAGIGENSHQFRALVTDRLHALGIELDAGLNSQRSKEPRVISSAASVIPVLVVPTDEERAIAEATAAVVGG; translated from the coding sequence ATGCTTGTCCTCGTTATCAATTCCGGTTCGTCCTCGCTCAAGTACCAGGTCCGGGACGTGGCCGCCGGGATTGTGCTGACCGAAGGGCTGATCGAGAAGATCGGCATGGGCAACGGCGGTGATGGCGACGGCGAAATCGAGGGCCCCCGGGACCATGCGGAGGCGCTGGAACTGGTAGATGCCGCGATCCATGCCGAGCTCGGCGACCTTGAGCTGGCTGCGGTGGGCCACCGCGTGGTGCACGGCGGCGAACGTTTCGCCGAGCCGGTGCTGATCGACAACGAGATCACCCGCGCCATCGAGCGCCTCAATCCGCTGGCGCCGCTGCACAACCCCGCCAACGTCCTGGGCATCCGCGCCATCAGCAGGAAGTGGCCGGACCTGCCGCAGGTGGCCGTGTTCGACACCGCTTTCCACCGCACCCTGCCCGAGCACGCGTGGCGCTACGCCGTCCCGGACGAGCTCTACACGAACCACGGCATCCGCCGCTATGGCTTCCACGGCACCTCGCACGAGTACGTCACCCACCGCGCCGCCGCGCTGCTGGACGTGCCCGTGGACGAGTTCGACGGCGTGATCGCCCACCTGGGGAACGGCGCCTCCGTCACGGCCATCCGCCGCGGTCATTCGGTGGACACGTCCATGGGCTTCACCCCGCTGGAGGGCCTGGTCATGGGCACCCGCTCAGGCGACCTCGATCCCTCCATCCTGGTATTCCTCGGCCGGATCGGGTGGACGCCGGAGGACATCGACGCCATGCTCAACCGCGAATCGGGGCTGAAGGGGATCGCCGGGAACAACGACATGCGCTCGGTGGTGGAGGCGTCAGAGGCTGGCGACGCCAAGGCTTCAATGGCGCTCGCGGTCACGTCCTACCGGCTGGCAAAGTACATCGGCGGCTACCACGTGGCCGTCGGGGGTGCCAAGGCCCTCGTGTTCACGGCGGGGATCGGCGAAAACTCGCACCAGTTCCGCGCACTGGTGACTGACAGGCTGCATGCGCTGGGTATAGAGCTCGACGCCGGCCTGAACAGTCAGCGGTCCAAGGAACCGCGGGTGATTTCCTCGGCAGCGTCCGTCATTCCCGTTTTGGTGGTGCCCACCGACGAGGAGCGCGCCATCGCAGAAGCAACTGCCGCCGTCGTCGGTGGTTGA
- a CDS encoding GNAT family N-acetyltransferase has translation MPEITLPLRTERLILRRFEAADLDAFHAYHSLPETARFLPGEAKSYTKCMESVGKYANFVFEKENDWVCLAIEAKGSPGLLGEVVLKWLPGRGQGEVGWTLAPAARGKGYGAEAADAVLKLGFEELGMHRIEAKLDALNTASAALCERLGMRLEARLVDKWHYKGQWATEVFYGILEDEWRAQRP, from the coding sequence ATGCCTGAGATCACTTTGCCCCTCCGCACCGAGCGGCTCATCCTGCGCCGGTTCGAAGCTGCGGACCTGGACGCCTTCCATGCCTACCATTCGCTGCCCGAAACGGCCCGCTTCCTGCCGGGGGAGGCCAAGAGCTACACCAAGTGCATGGAGTCCGTGGGCAAGTACGCCAACTTCGTCTTCGAAAAGGAGAACGACTGGGTATGCCTGGCCATCGAGGCGAAGGGATCGCCGGGGCTGCTGGGCGAAGTGGTGCTGAAGTGGCTTCCGGGGCGCGGCCAGGGCGAAGTCGGATGGACCCTGGCGCCGGCCGCGCGGGGCAAGGGCTACGGGGCAGAGGCCGCGGATGCGGTGCTGAAGCTGGGGTTCGAGGAGCTGGGGATGCACCGGATCGAGGCAAAGCTCGACGCCCTGAACACCGCCTCCGCCGCCCTGTGCGAACGGCTGGGCATGCGGTTGGAAGCCCGGCTGGTGGACAAGTGGCACTACAAAGGCCAGTGGGCCACCGAGGTGTTCTACGGGATCCTCGAGGACGAATGGCGGGCGCAGCGCCCGTAG
- a CDS encoding SRPBCC family protein: MPTVEENVYIARPPQEVFNFLSKGENIPVWDSSAVHAETVGTEPVAVGTRVKGASKVVGRKFDWTTEVIEFQPPTRFVSRSVEGKLEFTVTNVLEPEGDGTRLNFRIDAASGLGGVFGKLADRFVEQAQARTVRANLETLAELLAEHPEYGRDDG, translated from the coding sequence ATGCCCACCGTGGAAGAAAACGTCTACATTGCCCGCCCGCCACAGGAAGTCTTCAATTTCCTGTCAAAGGGCGAAAACATTCCAGTCTGGGACTCCTCGGCGGTCCATGCCGAAACGGTCGGGACCGAGCCCGTTGCGGTCGGCACCCGGGTCAAGGGCGCCAGCAAGGTGGTGGGCAGGAAGTTCGACTGGACAACGGAGGTCATCGAATTCCAGCCTCCAACCCGCTTTGTATCCCGCTCGGTGGAAGGAAAGCTGGAATTCACTGTCACCAATGTCCTGGAACCTGAGGGTGACGGGACCCGCCTGAACTTCCGGATCGATGCGGCATCTGGCCTGGGCGGGGTGTTCGGCAAACTGGCCGATCGGTTCGTGGAACAAGCCCAGGCCAGGACGGTCCGCGCCAATCTCGAGACACTGGCCGAACTGCTGGCCGAGCACCCGGAATACGGCAGGGATGACGGCTGA
- a CDS encoding S9 family peptidase has protein sequence MTQTPLQDSATSSAASSPTPPVAKKVPHERTHHGDTFVDNYEWLREKESAEVVEHLKAENAYQEAVTAHQEPLREAIFQEIKGRTQETDLSVPNRKDGWWYFSRSVEGKEYGIQCRVRAQDSGNPVADWTPPAVEAGVDIPGEEVLLDGNIEAEGKPFFSVGGSAVTVDGTLYAYAVDNSGDERFTLRIKDLRTGELLPDVIENIFYGVSFSPDGTRIFYTVVDDSWRPYQVKSHVLGTPVTDDEVIYQEDDVAMWLGFELSSDRRHLVLGIGCSEYSETRLLRFDDPTAALTTVISRDERVLYEAEPFLLTGPDGGKSERILLTHNRGAINSMVSLVHPAELTKPLAEQHWSTVVEHSDDVRVNGAGVTSTHLIVSVRKDTIERVQVMGLAALGTPAQEAPVEPAFDEELYTAGVGGSDYEAPVIRLGYTSYFTPSRVYDFVLPTPAQPAGELLLRKESPVLGGYDGSDYVATREWADASDGTRIPLSVLRHKNVKQDSTAAGLVYGYGSYELSMDPGFGIARLSLLDRGLVFVIAHIRGGGELGRHWYEDGKKLTKKNTFTDFVDATDWLAKSGWVDPTRIAALGGSAGGLLMGAVANLAPEKYAAVVAQVPFVDALTTILDPELPLSALEWEEWGNPITDPDVYAYMKSYSPYENVHSVAYPKVAAVTSFNDTRVLYVEPAKWVQELRNKTTGTEPVVMKIEMDGGHGGASGRYVQWRERAWDYAFIADSLGAQDLLPGAGLK, from the coding sequence ATGACCCAGACTCCGCTGCAGGATTCCGCCACTTCGTCCGCCGCCTCCTCCCCCACGCCCCCAGTGGCCAAGAAGGTCCCGCACGAGCGGACGCACCACGGCGACACTTTCGTGGACAACTACGAGTGGCTGCGCGAGAAGGAATCCGCCGAAGTGGTTGAGCACCTGAAGGCCGAGAACGCCTACCAGGAGGCCGTCACCGCCCACCAGGAGCCGCTGCGCGAGGCCATCTTCCAGGAAATCAAGGGCCGCACGCAGGAGACAGACCTGTCTGTCCCAAACCGCAAGGACGGCTGGTGGTACTTCAGCCGCTCGGTAGAGGGCAAGGAGTACGGCATCCAGTGCCGCGTCCGTGCCCAGGACTCCGGCAACCCCGTGGCCGACTGGACTCCCCCCGCAGTGGAGGCCGGCGTCGACATTCCCGGCGAGGAAGTGCTGCTGGACGGCAACATTGAAGCCGAAGGCAAGCCGTTCTTCTCGGTGGGCGGCTCGGCCGTCACGGTGGACGGAACCCTTTACGCCTACGCCGTGGACAACTCCGGCGACGAACGTTTTACCCTCCGCATCAAGGACCTCCGCACGGGTGAACTCCTGCCGGACGTCATTGAGAACATCTTCTACGGCGTCAGCTTCTCCCCCGACGGCACGCGCATTTTCTACACCGTGGTGGACGATTCGTGGCGCCCATACCAGGTCAAGTCCCACGTCCTGGGCACGCCGGTCACCGACGATGAGGTGATTTACCAGGAGGACGACGTCGCCATGTGGCTGGGCTTTGAGCTCTCCTCTGACAGGCGGCACCTCGTGCTGGGCATCGGCTGCTCCGAGTACAGCGAGACCCGCCTGCTGCGTTTTGATGACCCGACGGCGGCCCTCACCACGGTGATTTCGCGGGACGAACGCGTCCTCTACGAGGCCGAGCCATTCCTGCTCACCGGTCCTGACGGCGGAAAATCAGAACGCATTCTGCTCACCCACAACCGCGGTGCCATCAACTCCATGGTCTCCCTGGTGCACCCCGCCGAACTCACCAAGCCGTTGGCGGAGCAGCACTGGAGTACCGTCGTCGAGCACTCCGACGACGTCCGCGTCAACGGTGCCGGCGTCACCTCCACGCACCTGATTGTGTCCGTCCGCAAGGACACCATCGAGCGCGTCCAGGTGATGGGGCTGGCCGCCCTCGGTACACCCGCGCAAGAAGCTCCGGTGGAGCCCGCGTTCGACGAGGAGCTGTACACAGCCGGCGTCGGCGGTTCGGACTACGAAGCCCCGGTCATCCGGCTGGGCTACACGTCCTACTTCACGCCGTCGCGCGTCTACGACTTTGTGCTGCCCACCCCGGCGCAGCCCGCCGGCGAACTGCTGCTCCGCAAGGAAAGCCCGGTGCTGGGCGGCTACGACGGCAGCGACTACGTGGCCACCCGCGAATGGGCCGACGCCTCGGACGGCACGCGGATCCCACTGTCTGTGCTGCGGCACAAGAACGTGAAACAGGATTCGACGGCGGCGGGCCTGGTCTACGGGTACGGCTCCTACGAGCTGAGCATGGATCCCGGTTTCGGCATCGCGCGGCTGTCACTGTTGGACCGCGGCTTGGTGTTTGTGATCGCGCACATCCGCGGCGGCGGCGAGCTGGGCCGGCACTGGTATGAGGACGGCAAGAAGCTCACCAAAAAGAACACCTTCACCGACTTTGTGGACGCCACCGACTGGCTGGCCAAGTCCGGCTGGGTGGATCCGACCCGGATTGCGGCGCTGGGCGGCTCTGCGGGCGGTCTGCTGATGGGTGCCGTGGCCAACCTGGCACCGGAAAAGTACGCCGCGGTGGTGGCGCAGGTGCCGTTCGTGGATGCCCTCACCACCATCCTGGACCCGGAGCTTCCGCTGTCCGCCCTGGAATGGGAGGAATGGGGCAACCCCATCACGGATCCCGACGTGTACGCCTACATGAAGTCCTATTCGCCGTACGAGAACGTGCATTCAGTTGCTTACCCCAAGGTGGCTGCGGTGACCTCGTTCAATGACACCCGCGTGCTCTACGTGGAGCCGGCCAAGTGGGTCCAGGAACTGCGGAACAAGACCACCGGCACGGAGCCCGTGGTGATGAAGATCGAGATGGACGGCGGCCACGGCGGCGCGTCCGGGCGCTATGTCCAGTGGCGCGAGCGGGCGTGGGACTACGCGTTCATCGCCGATTCCCTCGGCGCCCAGGACCTGCTGCCCGGGGCCGGCCTCAAATAA